From the Colletotrichum lupini chromosome 1, complete sequence genome, the window tcttatcgaagtaaatactttgcgcgatcgaggggtctatcgatttatcctctacaatctagaaaagtatataaacctccgtatatttaaattacgaatagttcgtaaaattaaaaaaaaaggaataccctaaccgtacgagaagtctagatacgtaatttaggggtacggcgacgttaaaaaggcgacgctacttatataatcgcctactatatagcgctatagctaacgattaataatagtactaatagcattgctatagaagaagggatacgagatttagagccgtgatattacctaggcatatacctaatcggccacagggcttataaggaaaatcctagcctatttactaaaggaaatagctagtaagtacccagaaggcacgattattaaaatacttaagctactatataggctcgcagaatcgggcacttattagtaggctacttactacgatttttatattaattaactattaatagttacctctacgtacgacccgtgcctactagtcgcggagtacgaaagcgactaatttaggatcgtcggaatacagaccgacgatatattaggcctatttaatattaactttataaagaaagaggataaggagctttaaaaagcgggcttcgtagcgaagctaaaaaaggtccttataataaacacccccctagtatttaacggcgggatttttataattaaaagggaaaccgtcgttttttaataaaaggggtagggcgagaagattaacctcgtcgacccgaacgtaattaatattaaaaagcggtataaggctaagcttacgtaaggagtatatattacgagtatttattagcccgaggtaacttttaactacgctagggtagcgtaggctatagatctaaccgaacgagacgtcgaggtacttaataagcggcttaagtagtaataaacgaatctcgatcgaggtctcgtctattacctaatcgaccttataattagtaagctctatgtcttcgttaataggttatttataaataataataaccttacttcgtaattagggtatattattatcctagctaacgagagtatgggtaagagcgaatttactatatacggtaatataatttactacttattaactaaaagtaagcgggtaataagaagtatactagtattagaggtctatagtataattaacggcgttaacctctcttatacgattttaacgacgctaaggaagattaccgatcgaattagccttttacctattctaacggttatttataccgattcctactcgctatacgaatgcctcgttaaattaggaacgacgaaggaaaagaggcttataatcgatattatagcccttaggtaatcgtacgaaaggcgcgagatactcgagatctgttagattaataataaaaacaacctcgtagacgcttttataaaagtagtactaaataagggattagagcaattcgtaagtaataaaaaagttaccgtacgaataaagggataggttatacgaaaagaatagagaaaagggggaaaaggagacgacttagtaaacgggcccgaggtcgaattatacctctaaccgcagcggttaaatcgataaaaaaaagagaaagttagtatcggattagaagtctaattcgactacggtatatagccgactacgtaggggctaattaggggccctatttataattatcgtagctagcctaacttacggttagaacctcctttttatacctacgcagatatttatatagtttaattaatctcttcgttaactacggttcgaactaactaccctgtaatagggatactaacactaaGCCTCTAAGAGGAAGGAGCGCACCGGCTAAAGATCGAAGAACAGCTAGCGCGGCAGTGACAGAAGCTGCATATCGGGGGTATGTGTCGAGGAGGTAGTTCTGAATGCACATCTGTTCCTCATGTCAGCCAACACCCTTCCATTCGATACGCATTGGGGACTTACCATTACACCCATAAGTCCAATGGCGAAAATGACAACTCCAAGCATGGGAACGATGAAGTGAACACCCTTATCAGTTGTCCATTCATAGATGAAGAGACCGATTGGGAGAACCACACCGCAAGGCATGGTCAAAACCGGAGTAAGACGGGCCTCGGGTCTGTGAACGAGCCCCTTCTTCTTATTCCTGATGACGATGAAATCGGTGAGCGCACCGAAGGTGCCGACACCAATCATCATACCGATACCGGCAGGAAGGAAAGTGAGACCGATGGTTCCCTCATCGAAGCCGTATTGATCTCTGTAGACGAAGGAGAAGGTTGTGATGAGGAGGTAGAGGATACCGTATGTGATGGCGACGTAGAGAGCCATGAGAGTGACGATCGGTGTGACGAAGAGGAGCTTTATAGGTCGGACGATGGCGTGCTGGAACTTGTGCTTCGTGGTTTGGCCATCATCGAGCTTGCTTCTGAGGTTCGTGTTGCCAGTTTCCTTGCGGAGCCTGGCTACCTTGCGTTCGAGAATGAGAGGGGCGAAGGTCTCCTTCATCATGAACCAAGAAAGAGGAATGAAGATACCACCCTACAGCTTGGTCAGATTTCGTGCACTGCTTAGCTTTCAAATCTCTCGGAGGAATACATACCACAATAGTCACAAGCCAGTACACCCATCTCCATCCAGCAGCCTTGATCAAGTAGCCTCCGGCAACGGGACCAATACAAGGGCCGAGAAGGGGTCCTAAGGCCCAAGCGGACATGGCCCGACCTCTCTGCTCAATTGGCATGATATCTGCAATACTGCCACTTCCGATGGTGACTGGCACCGCACCAGCCAAACCCATAAGGAAACGGAATGCCATCATCATGGCCATGTTTTGTGAGAGGGCCGTGCCGACGGTGAAGATGGTGAAGAGAATGTTGCCGTAGATGTAAAGCCGTGCGCGACCAAAGACCTCACTCATCGGAGCGATAATGAGGGGGCCAAAGGCAAAGCCGAGGATATAAACTGAGACGACGAACGTTGCTACCGTGGCCGAGGTCTCGTGAAATTCAACCATGATTTTGGGAATACCGGGGGCGAACATGGAGGATCCCTGCGAAAAATGTCAGCTTTCAGTCAGCTTAGAAACGCGTTTCCAAGAGAGCTTACAAGTGGTCTGTTGAGGTTAGCTGATGGGCTTCGTCTTTGGGTTCTGGGGTACCTGAGAGGTAGAACTTACGTGACAAAGGTTAACATCGAAATGGTAGCGATATTCAACCACTTTTGCTTCATGGGCCAGTTTTGAGGGTTTTCAGGATCGTCAGGTCCGTCCCAATCGACGACGTTCGGGTCGTGGTGTGCTTCCTTGTCAGCATCTTGTGTGCTTTCTTCTGGCTCCTGGCGAGACTCGGGTCTGATGGTTGCGCCTTCGAGATCCGAGGCGTTGGGGCTGATTCCTTTCTCAACATCCACTTCTCTTTGGGCAGAGTCCGAGGACTTGAGATCCGCCATGGTGTGCTTTGAAATTCCGGTGCTACGCCTGTGTGTTGATAGCACGTCTGAATCGATCGTGTAAGTCGTTTGCTGTGTGTAGGTTTCCGGGAGAATGGTTCGGCGTGGTCGTTATTTGTATGTAGAAACACGAACTTCTTGGCTTGAGCCTCAAGAATAAAGCTGAAAAAATTCAACGGGAAGAAGGTTAATTATATTCGTTGCGGGAGACCTAGAAGCGCATAGtgtcacgtaacagggatagtaatcgcacctcacaaagtgcccgtcacgtgctgaatcacgtgtctatctcagatatcgtatatatagaccttctccttttgtctatttccactttaataattaagctacttttactatactccgtatgcccattactacgtgccataactcgtAACAATTATGagcctagctcttagttaagaccctatactacgataacgtacttattaatacgattcctacgatctttttaaaataaccaaCTTACTCACACCCACTTTAGCCCAAGCTAAACTAACTAGCTACGATAGTtagattaaatagtttaacgtacttcgcgctataaataagggcatCGGGGTTTAGAAGTACGTCGACCTAGACGCTCTAAATTCCGACGCATTCCTTAACCCCTCTATAGCGCTCACTTCGCCCTTAGAATTCGGACAATTAGTCGCGacccgtaataaaaaagaactacaagcttactaagcccgttataaggCGTTCGAGAACGACTAAAGAAACTAGGAAATCCTTTACTAATAGCTTCTAGATATAATTCCTAGTACGAACCTTTCGACTTCCTCGAGCACGAGcaacttataaaactaagccggGTTTCTTTTTACAAAGCTAGCTATGCTACCTACTTTACGTAGATAAATCTATCCCTATACCGTACCCATAAAGAGGATCTATACGCTCGAgagtatttagaaataataggaGCTCGATGCTAAATAcgagtaacttatagcttacgaacgtaatactattaatacgtatattaaagtcctcgcctagtagttagtaaaattagttaacgctatactatacgaatacgcattctaaaaagctactaagaacggcgctaagtttagtatatagcaaATCGTTAGATATTTAAAGTAGGAATTTGCGCCCCCCGAACTAGTGGTAAGGAATGCGGTTCgagaggaatattaataagcccttaataaagcgaggaccggaattaatccctaacgctaatataaggagtagtagtccgcttacctctaagctaaaacgtataatattttaaaaattagcaGAGAGATTACCGTACTCAACTTCTTAGTTACagttaagtctagacttaaccctatatagggctaacgcatatataagacctttagCGAATTAATAGCCTTCGGAACGCATACGAGGACCCTTAAGGAGAttgcgtatatatttagcttagtaacctaggacgtatatattaaacgacttttaggTTAAGGAGGGGCttactctacttttactagacgctctaacttagttaacgacgtaaataacaagggtaacgttatatgctcttataattacgtatacccGTGGCGCCCTACGGCGTGCTAAAAATTAGAATGGGTATTTATAGGCCGAAACGCTAGTAGGTTACTAATGCGAAtgctaaggagctatatagaggAAGTCCTCGctgctattaaattaagtaaatagaaaTCACTCTACGGTGAGCTTAagaaagctagttagctaaggaacgatagaacccctaagaaacctaggtttcCAAAAGGATCCTCTAATTAACCtatagcgagcttattaataaactaggacgagggctacgtagtcgctatacttataaagagttaggacTTAGAGGTAAACGTAATTTTTAGTACCCCTATAGGTAGCGCTCACCCCCTTTCTTAGAGCACGGTAATAGATAgttatagagtaatatatttagttaacgataagagcctatttaaaCCCGAGAGTTGCGTATTATTGGGTAATAAAGactacgttaaattaagaactattatactacCTATTACCGTACGCagtactcgtattataaagggcgtttTAAACGGACCTAAGGGAAAAGGAACCTGCGATCTAAAGCTCTAGAACGTCGCTTATATCGAGggattctatattaatatagtcttagagACTTTGCTAAATAGAAGCGCACTCTAGTACTGCGGTCTAAATTACACTTTACGATagggaacgctttataagagcactattaaaaagtagcttatctaAAAGAACAATCTAGTCTTCCTCaaatataagctcctctaatcCTATCCTTCTTCCGCAAACCTTAAGCGTGTCCTGCAGAgcctagttagtattatactactagttagctatagaaaattccgttacttatattaacgtacccGTGAGAGGTTTAATAGCGCGCTCCTTTAGTAccttaaaataggttatctcggacctaatactctttatcgattattatataagactcgaggtgtgcgtattaaacctctattataagttaagtatgaagtatatatattatccgaagctaagatagtagtcttaagaggactaccctcgagaagagccttatagctatagtaccgTGTATACTAAGATCTCTTCTACTTCGAACTATTTCTTAGTAGACGATAATATATGCTTATAGTTTCTAACgaatatagtaagtagctcAGGGGGTTCCCTTTGaggataaaaatagaggaggaagtgcttttcgtattatagagcctcgaggtagtgattcgttattaaaaagggacttTAATCTACTTCTTTAGAAGTGataataagaccgctctCTTAACTATAAACGTTAGACGTGTATATAAGACgtagtatagcgagctaagaatcggaatagaacttctatttctatatacGAAGGAACCCGTaggtaatactaaaaaagtaggttaactcgtaattattaaagctcgTAAGATGCGCCTTTTTGCGTACTTCTCTACGAATCTATAGGACAAAACAGTACTAGCGgcaatttttatttataatattaccccacgggaggctaataaaggagattcgcttattataatagaaattaactagtagaAGCGGTATTAACGCTGGTAGTAGACGGGTTACTAAGTGCGGGATTCTGAACCGGTTACTTTATATCTCGGTGGCCTCTACGCATATAGCTACTAAgcataccctctttataggGATCGTAAGAGGGGTATACGTCAAAAGGAGTTTAAAGTGCTTCCCCGCGGGTATATAGGATACCtagttagatatatactaaaaacgtataacttatatagggtCTAGGTACCCGCGCTCGAGTaagtgtttattataaagaatattaagtttaacgaagaagtcttttataatcccgcACACGAGGAACAAGCTATCGTGGGCGAGTAAGCAAATCTAGTAATCTAAGAGATAtaagaactctttaatactaacgataagTTAATTCGAGTACTCGGGGAAGTGGATCTAGACTTCGGAAATGCTAGTACTTAAGATAACTCTATAGTCgaggatagtattactattagatttttaactatttaggacgctaagtaaccGATAGACGTACTCTAGGGTACggtaaataaagctaaaaaggctaatatagtcttactattattactaacccctAAGATAACCCCCTTGCGCGAGCTCGGGGGTGGGGGTAAAGAAGGGGATATAGTAACTAGGTTATAAACGGCTCTATATAGTCTATAGTCCTCCCtacgagcgcttatatatattatagaggttctcgagcctttaattcttaatagctcttagtaAAACGCTAGAGCACGCGGTAGACGAGGTACTAATTGCGAGaaagtaattcttaatactaaagtcgaCGTTAATAGGGAACCCTTATAACAAAcctctactattatataagaatagagcttataaaaaccgccttattaagtactaagtgaAGCTCCGTTAAGTCCTAGACGTTTAAACCGGGCCCGTAGACCTctataacgctttaataataatatcttcgcgacgctcttatatttaaatataggagacggcgattattataaccgtctctaggactactttttctctacctttatacctaattaatagaaagctatagaggaaagtagtataggatatataatactctattaagtagtaaaaggagtagtttataagacctaCCTAGAGCGCTCCGGAGGAGTTTAGAAACTAcgacttactaaagttaacttttaGAGCCtactaaagaagtttagcgatattaaatatctcctaCCGTAACTATAAAAGTTGCTTAGGGATACTATGGacgtagaaataaaaaagctaagggatattagtatataggaagaggtcgaccgtaatcctaaataagggatcctacttttattaaagtgggtatatacttataaatacgacgttaataacgaggttagcgaggtaaaagtacgtatatatataaggggggatatataactacttaaccccttataaaatacgtacgcttcgacgctcgccgcaaaggcctttaggcttataatagtaatagctacctaattcgaccttaaggtagactagtataatattattaacgcattccttaacgcgcctcttaagagcgagaagctagtaattattaaactcctagAGGGATATAAGGTCACTAGTAAAGTAGGTAAACTCtaacgcgctctatatagcctccgagacttactaattctttagttctaaacttttacttttatactccgtagTATGAATATGATATATAGCTACGAGGAGATTtgtatttattaaaccgcAGATAGGAAGGTGATGCTAGTATTTTACGtcgataactttattattctatactATCGAGACGACTAAAAGGCGGCTTAGGGGATCGTCgatagtataaaagaatatattaaccttaaggagaatagaccgattaattactttctcAGAGTGCGGATTTTACGAGACCGTATTACTCGTAAggtttactttatttataa encodes:
- a CDS encoding major facilitator superfamily transporter, whose product is MADLKSSDSAQREVDVEKGISPNASDLEGATIRPESRQEPEESTQDADKEAHHDPNVVDWDGPDDPENPQNWPMKQKWLNIATISMLTFVTPLGSSMFAPGIPKIMVEFHETSATVATFVVSVYILGFAFGPLIIAPMSEVFGRARLYIYGNILFTIFTVGTALSQNMAMMMAFRFLMGLAGAVPVTIGSGSIADIMPIEQRGRAMSAWALGPLLGPCIGPVAGGYLIKAAGWRWVYWLVTIVGGIFIPLSWFMMKETFAPLILERKVARLRKETGNTNLRSKLDDGQTTKHKFQHAIVRPIKLLFVTPIVTLMALYVAITYGILYLLITTFSFVYRDQYGFDEGTIGLTFLPAGIGMMIGVGTFGALTDFIVIRNKKKGLVHRPEARLTPVLTMPCGVVLPIGLFIYEWTTDKGVHFIVPMLGVVIFAIGLMGVMMCIQNYLLDTYPRYAASVTAALAVLRSLAGALLPLRGLVLVSLLQGS